A window of the Eleutherodactylus coqui strain aEleCoq1 chromosome 8, aEleCoq1.hap1, whole genome shotgun sequence genome harbors these coding sequences:
- the LOC136577245 gene encoding uncharacterized protein: MVTVGIISRCSIENYRWLLHFLYTFLPEVNVRTVTITNHSAMSISGISFAILYHSKTRGRLNVIDVTDSLYDSELKELSYTLGAENVIVVMDDLDDNSEQVKSKLLENQHSIGILARELFLFSIQEKQDGDINPTNVANKSKIKAMITGRAADSHISHIYSDYTESSCKMYPNRLVVSSFIIPVMLCLFLFALYWYNCRVLQC, encoded by the exons ATGGTGACGGTTGGAATCATCTCCAGATGCAGTATAGAGAACTACCGATGGCTGCTACATTTCCTTTACACTTTCCTTCCCGAGGTCAACGTCCGAACCGTGACCATCACCAATCATTCTGCTATGTCCATCAGTGGGATCTCATTTGCTATTTTATATCATTCAAAGACAAGAGGCCGACTGAATGTCATCGATGTAACGGACTCCTTATACGACTCGGAACTGAAGGAATTATCATATACTCTGG GAGCGGAGAATGTGATTGTGGTGATGGATGATCTGGATGATAACAGCGAGCAGGTGAAGAGCAAACTTCTGGAGAACCAGCACAGTATCGGGATTCTGGCTCGTGAGCTGTTCCTCTTCAGTATACAGGAGAAGCAAGATGGAGACATCAACCCAACCAATGTAGCCAACAAATCCAAGATCAAGGCAATGATTACAG GACGAGCTGCGGACTCTCACATCTCTCATATCTACTCAGATTACACTGAAAGTAGCTGTAAG ATGTACCCCAACAGGTTAGTGGTCTCCAGCTTCATCATACCCGTCATGCTGTGTCTGTTCCTATTCGCATTGTATTGGTATAACTGCAGGGTCCTGCAGTGCTGA